The sequence atgcaCATTAATACTGAACTTTAGCgttaacaatttcaaaatcatAGCCAGAACCATTTAGCATGCtttgctttaatttttgaaagcagCAGTTATACAAATCAAAGCTAGAATTGTGATGGATATACTCTACAGTCGTGCaatatgaatcttaaactttAATGATCCACAAGAGGTGAGGTAGAGGCTTAAGGGGGTAGTAAAAACCGTATACAGGGTGATCACAGTTGATCAGAGCTTAcgatcacagttttcgatttaagttacaatttttatgatatttgaaaaaacttatgTGGAGTGTACgaattaaacgtacgaaaacgagtgcGAGATCATACCCGCGCTTCGagcatttttttctattgtttcgTAAAGTGTAAGAATTCATTAATGtgcttcttttcttttatttaaacctattacatttttatgcaattatttaatattttttctttttcacttttaatttatgTTATATATTGTATTAAATATTACACAATATATGATTATGCACTTGTGCACAAAAGCGCTGTATTGTATTTCCACTTTAACACAATGACAGTCTTCCTTTAAAAGGTTTAGGGAGAGATTCATATCATAAAAACAAATGCAGTTGGATTAGTTTGATAACTgcgtttaaagaaataaatgctGCTACATTTGCATGTAATAACTGAATGCAACTGGCGGTGGATTCAGTAGCGTAAAACTTTCTCTGGTAATGTAAATAAAATAGCAAATAAATCGCTTAGACATtcatattgaataattattttttaaatttcataaaaaaataacaaaatatttttcatgttcaCAATAACATCTCCCATTGCTTTATACTTCCTAAAATCCTATCATAACCGTCGAGttgttcaaaaatggaatattctagAATAGTTAATTCAGCTTTTTCgaagtcttcaaaattttgaatattcaaatgcACATTAATACTGAACTTTagcgtaaacaatttaaaaatcatagtCAAAATCGTTTAGCATTCTTTgcttcaatttttgaaaacagcAGTTATACAAATCAAAGCTAGAATTGTGATGGATATACTCTACAGTCGTGCAATgtgaatcttaaacttttaatgaTCCACAAGAGGTGAGGTAGAGGCTTAAGGGGGTAGTAAAAACCGTATACAGGAGGAAGGAATTCCCAATAGAGTGGAGGGAAGGGTTGATCGTATGTctgtataaaaaaggggatagggagaggtaAGCAAATTATAGAtggattacgctaatgaatacggcaAATACGGTTGATCGCATATCTGCAtaaaaaggggatagggagaggcaagCAAATTATAGAtggattacgctaatgaatacggcaAACAAAGTATACGCGATTGTGCTGGAGGATAGGCTGCGGAGGGATGTCAAGGGGAAGGGAATAATTTCCGAGACGCAtgcgggctttagggagggatGGGGCGCTATTGACGATATTTACGCCTTGCAGCACATGGTGGATAGAAAATTAGGCAAGAAGGGTGCGAACGTGTAcgctttttttattgatttaaaacgcgcgttcccttcggtggataggggtaGGGTGTGGGAGGCAATGCAAGATAGAAGAATGGAGAGAGGTATAATCGAGAGGGTTAGGGATGTATATAAAGAGACGAAAGGTAGGGAGAGAGGAGAAGAGGGAATCTCGGATGGTTtgtggatggatagggggttgatgCAAGGGTATCCGATTAGCCAAAAGCTTTTTGCAGTTTTAATAGCGGATATGGAAAGTTAGCTAAAGACCGGAGTGGTAGGAGAAGTTAGGGTAGGATGAGTCAGGATATGGACACTCGAATCTGCAGATGAAaaagtgctgctagcaaagagcgaggagACTTTAGAGGAGACGATAAAAAGGCTCTGAAAGTACTTGGATAAGAATCGGTTAGAGTTGAATGCGTAAAAGTCCCACGTTATAGTGTTTAGGAAAGTAGGTGAGAGGAATAAGGAGAGgatggaagtggaagggaaaggaGGCACAGATGgggaaagagtttgtgtacttgggcttcctgtttcgaatgGATGGTGAGTCAATGGTCATataagggagagagagagagagaaagtgaAAGagggagagagggagagagagaatgCGAGAGAGGCGGGTGGGAGAGAAAACGATTATGTGAGAAGGGTAAatatggtgatgaggcaggtgtgggagcTGGGAGACaggttcgcagatgattttggaaggagaataaaattgtttgatacgCTAGAGATGAGTGTCTCATTTTATGCATTGGAGGTATGGGGGTGgtaggtaagtgaggaggtaaataggatacatgACAGGTATGTAAAGTGGGCACTAAGGTTGGCAAAAAATACGtctaactatattgtcaggagggggacaaaaagaacgagtttagggattagaACGGGGAATCAAGCGTGCAACTATAAGGAgacatttttggaagaggggaaGTAAACTGGTAAGAGAGAGTTGGTGGGAAGTATATGGGCATATGAGTTGTTTAAGAAAAACGACATGAAGAGCGAGGAGGTAGTAGGATAGGGGAGAATAAGAGACTCAAGGTTCAACAGGAGCTATGCGTGGATTATGCCacgggagagagcgcaatatttgtgtgaaaaggTAGAGAAAGGAAGTAGATAAATATTAGGTATAAGACGCGCAAGCAGAGGTTGGCAATTTGAGGTAAGGCGAGAAAGTAGGGACATCCATGCGGGGCGAATCGAGGAAGGCAAGGCAATAAGAGTCAGCGGTTTAGAGATAATGTGTGGATAGAGGTTTGttttaagaggtagttgtaagcaaattttgtaaaaaatggaagtgtaagcaagtccattttttaaggccagcaggccgtaAAATTAACGTTTATCTCATAGCATAAGACAGTGATCGTAACTCGGcacatattaaaataaatataacaatctAAATCCTATAAAACATACACTATTTATTCATCGAAGTTTTAATCCAAATTAAAATTGGCATTTCATATAAcatattttcaatagttttaatattcagaaaataGAACTACCAACCGtataaaatgaagttttcaacGTTGTCAACAATTCTCATCTGCATTATTATTGTAATGCCCACTGCTTCAGATACATTGACAACGAAGGATTATGTGAAAATGATTTTAGACCTACGTAATATATACAAACCAACATCCGTGACTTTAATACATTTTGTTGATAATCAGGGTAAGTTCCTGtatttatctattattttatNNNNNNNNNNNNNNNNNNNNNNNNNNNNNNNNNNNNNNNNNNNNNNNNNNNNNNNNNNNNNNNNNNNNNNNNNNNNNNNNNNNNNNNNNNNNNNNNNNNNTATTTATTTGTATGTGAATGGCATAAAATGGGAGGTGGTTAGTAGTTCAGAtgctcaaaaaatttaataaaatttttttaaatttgccttgACAGATCTTTATAATTTAACTAGTAGTATTGCGCGTGCCAAGGCGCgcgcttattgttatttttctaatataaagaataaacagaaaatttaaaaaaaatttatttatatttaatgaatgttacaaaatatttgtataaaataattaggTGGCACCATAGAATAAGTTTTATATCCTTTTCTCATATAAATGTATATGAGCacataaattttagttttataaataatacaaatattatttatttttatttttatacaagttgtacaaaattaaaagaaattattgttgCATAAAATAATGGcagtaattacaaatatttctgtttttaaaaaatatgggaACGAATTTTTAAGTTGTCTATTTGCTCAACTATTAGTGGCTTTTTTTATAGTAATCCATTCGATCTATTATTTCATTATGCATTGAGAGATGAAGtgattttctttcataaaaatttaactttctaataTTTATCATGCATGATGCatgtttttacaagaaaaatagtgcgtattttagtatgaattttttatacgTTAACAGTTTTATCGTTTCTGTTTCTGTTCACGTAAAAATAAGTTATCTCTTTATTATAAGAAGAAAAGTATcctttagaaatttattaaaataccttgcgAGCTTTCAAAACTCCTcataatcattgaaatccttaggAATCTGATAAAATCACTTGGGTCTTTCGAGATATATTACGTTCTACAAAATCTTTCTATAcctttccaaatttcaaaaaaatctttaatagcccgtggaaaaatttcaaatatcttaacaTCAGTGAAATTCTTGCAAATtgctagaaattttttcaatactttttaagtgtactagaatctttgaaaaagcccttaaatatttaaaatcgttttgttttaTTAAAGGCTAAAATTAAATCAtctttcttatgaataattttatgcaaacagagcataaaaaagattgaaaaatcaaaattagattaCCAAACTAACCTCTTTTTCGGCTCATCAGAGACAAATAAATAACGAAGAACAATAG is a genomic window of Belonocnema kinseyi isolate 2016_QV_RU_SX_M_011 chromosome 8, B_treatae_v1, whole genome shotgun sequence containing:
- the LOC117178533 gene encoding uncharacterized protein LOC117178533 produces the protein MNTANKVYAIVLEDRLRRDVKGKGIISETHAGFREGWGAIDDIYALQHMVDRKLGKKGANVYAFFIDLKRAFPSVDRGRVWEAMQDRRMERGIIERVRDVYKETKGRERGEEGISDGLWMDRGLMQGYPISQKLFAVLIADMES